In Chrysoperla carnea chromosome 2, inChrCarn1.1, whole genome shotgun sequence, the following proteins share a genomic window:
- the LOC123292406 gene encoding lysophosphatidylserine lipase ABHD12 — protein sequence MTKVYWKNFLFSKVRIKRILLTTLKVSILIFFLIFGVGPIIFKLSWTLQRNVLFLNFLDYPKNVDYSSPEKYGLPGARNLYVKTDDGINLGVWQILPSNLLEVNETNRNSSEYFDNVLNNGQPVMLYMHGNSGNRAGEHRVVMYQNMRKIFHVITFDYGGYADSTYREPNETNVVSDGKFMVNWVRNKTNGPIFIWGHSLGTGVSTHVLDILANEDGFEANGLILECPFNNLHDEIAEHPFARPFKDLPWFDYLVPDAMYGNGLRFESDKHILNFKAPIVILHAEDDGVVPFHLGKKLHEVALQFRTKGQAPVTFHRFDGKHAYGHKWIAKAPETLEIISEFVKKYSNQDKKNEHQRHLDIKNLSS from the exons AATCTTATTAACAACACTAAAAGtatcaatattaatattctttttaatatttggtgTTGGaccaattatatttaaattatcatggACGCTTCAaagaaatgtattatttttaaattttt tggatTATCCAAAAAATGTAGATTATTCATCACCTGAAAAATATGGTTTACCAGGTGCTAGAAATCTATACGTAAAAACAGATGATGGTATAAATTTGGGTGTATGGCAAATTTTACCATCCAATCTATTAGAAGTAAATGAAACAAATCGTAATAGTAGTGAATACTTtgataatgtactgaataatgGACAACCAGTTATGTTATATATGCATGGAAATTCAGGTAATCGAGCTGGAGAACATCGAGTTGTCATGTatcaaaatatgagaaaaatatttcatgtgaTTACATTTGATTATGgag gctACGCAGACTCAACATATCGTGAACCAAACGAAACAAATGTTGTATCAGACGGTAAATTTATGGTAAATTGGGTACGTAATAAAACAAATGGTCCAATATTTATTTGGGGTCATTCACTTGGAACAGGAGTATCAACACATGTACTAGATATATTAGCAAACGAAGATGGCTTTGAAGCTAATGGTTTAATACTTGAATGtccatttaataatttacatgatGAAATTGCTGAACATCCATTTGCAAGg CCTTTCAAAGATTTGCCATGGTTTGACTACTTAGTACCAGATGCGATGTATGGAAATGGTTTGAGATTTGAATCAGAcaaacatatattaaattttaaagctcCAATTGTTATATTACATGCAGAAGATGATGGAGTTGTTCCATTTCACCTGGGCAAAAAG TTACATGAAGTTGCACTGCAGTTCCGCACCAAAGGACAAGCCCCTGTCACATTTCATCGATTTGATGGTAAACACGCTTATGGACATAAATGGATAGCAAAAGCTCCGGAGACCTTAGAAATAAttag tgaatttgtGAAGAAATATTCAAACCAAGACAAAAAGAACGAACACCAAAGACATCTAGATATAAAAAATCTATCTTCGtaa